The Chitinophaga flava genome has a segment encoding these proteins:
- the ilvD gene encoding dihydroxy-acid dehydratase: MELNKYSKTITQDPTQPAAQAQLYGIGLTEEDLKKAQVGIASMGYDGNTCNMHLNDLAQDVKKGVWANDLVGLTFHTIGVSDGMSNGTPGMRYSLVSRDLIADSIETVCGAQYYDALITVPGCDKNMPGSLMAMGRLNRPSIMVYGGTIAPGKYKGQDLNIISAFEALGQKMAGTLDEGDFKGIVMNSCPGAGACGGMYTANTMSSAIEALGMSLPYSSSSPALSKEKKEECANAGKYIRLLLEKDIKPRDIMTKEAFENALTVIMALGGSTNAVLHFIAIAKSVGVSVTLEDFQRSSDKTPLIADLKPSGKYLMEDLHNIGGVPLVMKYLLKQGRLHGHCMTVTGKTIAENLESVPDIDFGTQDIIVPVEKALKANGHIQILYGNLAEQGSVAKITGKEGEQFKGPARVFDGEFELIAGIQSGRVKKGDVVVIRQVGPKGAPGMPEMLKPTSAIMGVGLGKNVALITDGRFSGGTHGFVVGHITPEAFEGGNIALVQDDDIIEIDAVNNTINMEVSAEELAARRARWTAPALKVSNGILFKYAKLVKNATEGCVTDEG, translated from the coding sequence ATGGAATTAAATAAATACAGCAAAACGATTACACAGGACCCTACGCAGCCAGCTGCGCAGGCGCAACTATACGGTATCGGCCTTACAGAAGAAGACCTGAAAAAAGCCCAGGTAGGTATTGCCAGCATGGGTTATGATGGTAACACCTGTAACATGCACCTCAATGACCTCGCACAGGATGTGAAAAAAGGCGTCTGGGCCAATGATCTGGTCGGACTCACTTTCCACACCATCGGCGTCAGTGACGGTATGAGCAATGGTACGCCTGGTATGCGTTACTCCCTGGTAAGCCGCGATCTGATTGCAGATTCCATTGAAACTGTTTGTGGTGCTCAATACTATGATGCACTCATCACCGTACCTGGCTGCGATAAAAACATGCCCGGTTCACTGATGGCTATGGGGCGCCTCAATCGCCCGTCCATCATGGTTTACGGCGGTACCATCGCACCCGGTAAATACAAAGGCCAGGACCTCAACATCATCTCTGCTTTCGAAGCACTCGGTCAGAAAATGGCCGGTACACTGGACGAAGGTGATTTCAAAGGTATCGTAATGAATTCCTGCCCCGGCGCCGGCGCCTGCGGTGGAATGTACACTGCCAATACCATGTCTTCCGCTATCGAAGCATTGGGTATGAGCCTGCCTTACAGCTCATCCAGCCCCGCCCTGAGCAAGGAAAAAAAGGAAGAATGTGCCAACGCCGGCAAATACATCCGCCTGCTCCTGGAAAAAGATATCAAACCCAGAGATATCATGACGAAAGAGGCATTTGAAAATGCACTCACCGTGATCATGGCACTGGGTGGTAGTACCAACGCAGTACTGCACTTCATCGCTATCGCAAAATCAGTAGGCGTGTCCGTTACACTGGAAGATTTTCAGCGTTCCAGCGACAAAACCCCGCTGATAGCCGATCTTAAACCCAGCGGTAAATACCTGATGGAAGACCTGCACAATATCGGCGGTGTTCCGTTAGTGATGAAATACCTGCTGAAACAAGGCCGCCTGCATGGTCATTGCATGACCGTGACTGGCAAAACCATCGCTGAAAATCTGGAGTCTGTTCCGGATATCGATTTCGGCACACAGGATATTATCGTTCCCGTGGAGAAGGCGCTGAAAGCCAACGGCCATATCCAGATATTATATGGCAACCTCGCCGAACAAGGCTCTGTTGCTAAAATCACCGGTAAGGAAGGCGAACAGTTCAAAGGACCTGCCCGCGTATTTGACGGTGAATTTGAACTCATCGCTGGTATTCAATCCGGCAGAGTGAAAAAAGGCGATGTAGTGGTAATCCGCCAGGTAGGCCCTAAAGGAGCACCTGGTATGCCGGAAATGCTGAAACCTACCAGTGCCATCATGGGCGTAGGACTGGGTAAAAATGTGGCGCTGATTACTGACGGCCGTTTCTCCGGTGGTACGCATGGTTTCGTGGTAGGACATATCACACCGGAAGCTTTCGAAGGTGGTAACATCGCCCTCGTACAAGACGACGACATTATCGAAATAGATGCAGTGAACAATACAATCAATATGGAAGTTAGCGCGGAAGAACTGGCTGCCCGCAGGGCCCGGTGGACCGCTCCGGCATTGAAGGTATCCAATGGAATCTTATTTAAGTACGCAAAACTTGTTAAAAATGCAACAGAAGGATGTGTTACCGATGAAGGCTGA
- the ilvN gene encoding acetolactate synthase small subunit: protein MQKEYTVTVYTEDRIGITNRITIIFTRRGINITSLTTAETEIPGVYKFIITVMSTREKLDKVVGQIERLIEIHRAFVHEEEEVVYQELALYKISTRSLDTGDIERLIRENQARILTITADYFVIEKTGHQQELTDFIKKLEPYGLIEYSKSGRVAIVKWSRRFHEHLKELQAVPES, encoded by the coding sequence ATGCAAAAAGAATATACAGTTACGGTTTATACGGAAGACCGTATAGGTATTACCAACCGTATCACCATAATCTTTACCCGCAGAGGGATCAATATCACCAGTCTTACCACTGCTGAAACCGAGATCCCTGGCGTGTATAAGTTCATTATAACGGTGATGTCTACACGTGAAAAACTGGATAAGGTGGTTGGTCAGATTGAAAGACTGATTGAAATTCACCGTGCCTTTGTACACGAGGAAGAGGAAGTGGTGTACCAGGAACTGGCATTGTATAAAATTTCTACACGGTCACTGGATACCGGTGATATCGAAAGACTGATCCGTGAAAATCAGGCACGTATCCTGACTATCACGGCAGACTATTTCGTGATCGAGAAAACCGGCCACCAGCAGGAGCTGACAGACTTCATCAAAAAGCTGGAACCCTATGGTCTGATCGAATATTCCAAAAGCGGAAGAGTAGCGATCGTCAAATGGAGCCGCCGCTTCCACGAACATCTGAAAGAACTGCAGGCAGTACCGGAATCATAA
- the ilvC gene encoding ketol-acid reductoisomerase, with the protein MATINFGGVLEEVVTREEFPMEKAREVLKNEVIAVIGYGVQGPGQALNLKDNGFNVIVGQRKNSKTWDKAVADGWVPGETLFDIEEAAAKGTIIQFLLSDAGQITLWPTLKQHLAPGKALYFSHGFGITYKEQTGIIPPADVDVILVAPKGSGTSLRRLFLAGQGLNSSFAIFQDATGRAKERAVALGIGVGSGYLFETDFKKEVFSDLTGERGSLMGCIQGIFAAQYETLRRNGHSPSEAFNETVEELTQSLMPLVAENGMDWMYANCSTTAQRGALDWWKKFKDATQPVFDELYASVAAGKEAARSIASNSTPDYREKLNEELKELRESEMWQAGAAVRKLRPNA; encoded by the coding sequence ATGGCAACCATCAATTTTGGAGGTGTACTCGAAGAAGTAGTAACCAGGGAAGAATTTCCAATGGAAAAAGCAAGGGAAGTCCTGAAAAACGAAGTGATCGCAGTTATCGGCTATGGTGTACAAGGCCCCGGCCAGGCACTGAACCTGAAAGATAACGGCTTCAATGTTATCGTTGGTCAGCGTAAAAATTCCAAAACCTGGGATAAAGCGGTAGCTGATGGCTGGGTTCCGGGCGAAACTTTATTCGATATCGAAGAAGCTGCTGCTAAAGGTACTATCATTCAGTTCCTGTTGTCTGATGCAGGTCAGATCACCCTGTGGCCTACACTGAAACAACACCTGGCTCCTGGTAAAGCGCTGTACTTCTCCCATGGATTTGGTATTACCTATAAAGAGCAGACTGGTATTATTCCTCCTGCTGATGTAGACGTAATCCTGGTGGCTCCCAAAGGTTCCGGTACTTCTCTGCGCCGCCTGTTCCTGGCTGGTCAGGGTCTGAACTCCAGCTTCGCTATCTTCCAGGATGCTACCGGCCGTGCTAAAGAACGCGCAGTAGCACTGGGTATCGGCGTAGGCTCCGGTTACCTGTTCGAAACAGATTTCAAAAAAGAAGTATTCTCCGACCTCACCGGCGAACGTGGTTCACTGATGGGCTGTATCCAGGGTATCTTCGCTGCTCAATACGAAACACTGCGCAGAAATGGTCACTCCCCTTCTGAAGCATTCAACGAAACAGTAGAAGAGCTGACTCAGTCTCTGATGCCACTCGTTGCTGAAAACGGTATGGACTGGATGTACGCTAACTGCTCCACTACTGCACAACGTGGTGCACTCGACTGGTGGAAGAAATTTAAAGATGCTACCCAGCCTGTATTTGACGAGCTGTATGCCAGCGTTGCCGCTGGTAAAGAAGCTGCCCGTTCTATCGCTTCCAACAGTACTCCTGACTATCGCGAGAAACTGAACGAAGAACTGAAAGAACTGCGCGAAAGCGAAATGTGGCAGGCTGGTGCAGCTGTTCGCAAGCTCAGACCTAATGCATAA
- the ilvA gene encoding threonine ammonia-lyase IlvA: protein MSSNLIAGVNPLNILDASVKLKPVVNRTPLTYSATLSRRYNCDVYLKREDMQIVRSYKLRGAYNLISSLPADLLAKGVTCASAGNHAQGFAYACKALNIKGVVFMPIITPKQKVNQVNMFGGDNIEIRLIGDTFDDCSAEAQAFTAASGMTFIPPFDNAKIIEGQGTVAVEILEDQTNIDYLFVPVGGGGLAAGVGTYFRTYSPKTRIIGVEPEGAASMQRALENGGPVTLEEIERFVDGAAVKRVGALNYEICREVLDQMHPVPEGMVCSTILKLYNEDAIVVEPAGALSITALQDFAAEIKGKKVVCIISGSNNDIDRMQEIKERSLLYEGLKHYFIVRFAQRPGALREFLNHILGPNDDITRFEFIQKHNKETGPALVGIELKCREDYDTLIANFRKYNFQFTELNKDDNLFGYLV, encoded by the coding sequence ATGTCCTCTAATCTAATAGCTGGTGTTAACCCGCTCAATATCCTCGATGCATCGGTGAAATTGAAGCCTGTGGTTAATCGCACTCCGTTGACTTATAGCGCTACGCTTTCCCGCCGCTATAACTGTGATGTATATCTGAAAAGAGAGGATATGCAGATTGTACGCTCTTATAAACTGCGCGGAGCCTACAACCTGATCAGCAGTCTGCCTGCCGATCTGCTGGCAAAAGGCGTAACCTGCGCCAGCGCCGGAAATCACGCACAGGGCTTTGCCTATGCCTGCAAAGCCTTAAATATCAAAGGCGTGGTTTTTATGCCCATCATCACACCAAAACAAAAAGTAAATCAGGTGAATATGTTCGGCGGTGACAATATCGAAATACGCCTCATCGGCGATACCTTCGATGATTGTTCTGCTGAAGCCCAGGCTTTCACTGCAGCCAGCGGCATGACTTTCATCCCTCCCTTCGACAACGCTAAAATCATCGAAGGCCAGGGGACCGTAGCCGTAGAAATTCTGGAAGATCAAACCAATATCGACTATCTCTTTGTACCCGTAGGCGGTGGCGGACTGGCCGCAGGCGTAGGCACCTACTTCAGGACCTATAGCCCCAAAACCCGCATCATCGGCGTAGAGCCCGAAGGGGCTGCTTCCATGCAACGTGCCCTCGAAAATGGCGGCCCTGTTACCCTCGAAGAAATTGAACGTTTCGTTGATGGCGCAGCTGTAAAAAGAGTAGGTGCCCTCAACTACGAGATCTGCCGGGAAGTGCTGGACCAGATGCACCCCGTGCCGGAAGGCATGGTATGCTCTACCATCCTGAAATTATACAATGAAGACGCCATCGTGGTAGAACCCGCCGGCGCCCTCTCTATCACTGCCCTCCAGGATTTTGCAGCAGAAATCAAAGGAAAGAAAGTAGTCTGCATCATCAGCGGCAGCAACAACGATATCGACCGTATGCAGGAAATAAAAGAACGTTCCCTGCTCTACGAAGGACTCAAGCATTACTTTATTGTACGTTTTGCACAACGTCCCGGCGCACTCAGAGAATTCCTCAACCATATTCTCGGGCCCAACGATGATATCACCCGCTTCGAATTTATTCAGAAACATAATAAGGAAACAGGCCCTGCACTCGTAGGTATAGAACTGAAGTGCAGAGAGGATTATGATACTCTCATCGCCAATTTCCGGAAATATAATTTTCAGTTCACCGAACTGAATAAAGACGATAACCTGTTTGGTTATCTGGTTTAA
- the ilvB gene encoding biosynthetic-type acetolactate synthase large subunit, which translates to MQQKDVLPMKAEEADKRLAAKPVISGAEAVIRSLIAEGVDTIFGYPGGAIMPIYDALYDFQDQVHHILVRHEQGATHAAQGYARSSGRTGVAFATSGPGATNLVTGLADAYMDSTPMVCITGQVGAALLGTDAFQETDVIGITMPITKWNIQVTRQEDIPGAIAKAFYIARSGRPGPVLVDITKNAQFGEFEYEYIPCTAIRSYQPVPQLNLDAVTAAAALINEAKKPFLLVGHGVLLSGAEKALIALAEKAQIPMASTLLGLSAVPVDHPLYVGMLGMHGNYGPNVLTGECDALIAVGMRFDDRVTGDVETYANKAKVIHIEIDAAEINKIIKADVAVYADAKTALEALLEEVNPASHEQWIAEFQAAHQKEYDKVQHRELYPEAGELKMAEVIRLISEKTKGEAVLVTDVGQHQMVASRYYRFKNPNTNITSGGMGTMGFSLPAAMGAKMGTPEKEVVAIIGDGCFQMTLQELGTIYQSKIGVKIVILNNNFLGMVRQWQQLFFDKRYSSTEMVNPDFVQIAKGFYIPGKKITAREDISAAIDEMLAHDGAYLLEVVVEKEDNVFPMVPAGAPVANIRLE; encoded by the coding sequence ATGCAACAGAAGGATGTGTTACCGATGAAGGCTGAGGAAGCTGATAAACGGTTGGCCGCTAAACCTGTTATCTCCGGCGCAGAAGCCGTAATCCGTTCCCTCATCGCTGAAGGAGTAGATACCATCTTCGGATACCCCGGCGGTGCCATCATGCCAATCTATGATGCACTGTATGATTTCCAGGACCAGGTCCATCATATACTGGTGAGGCATGAACAGGGTGCTACACACGCGGCCCAGGGTTATGCCCGCAGCTCCGGCAGAACAGGAGTGGCCTTCGCCACTTCCGGTCCGGGCGCCACCAACCTGGTCACCGGGCTGGCAGATGCTTATATGGATAGTACACCGATGGTGTGCATCACCGGTCAGGTAGGTGCAGCCCTGCTGGGTACAGACGCTTTCCAGGAAACAGACGTGATTGGTATCACCATGCCTATCACCAAATGGAATATTCAGGTGACCCGCCAGGAAGATATTCCGGGCGCTATCGCCAAAGCTTTTTATATCGCCCGCAGCGGCCGCCCAGGCCCTGTACTGGTGGATATCACTAAAAATGCACAGTTCGGCGAATTCGAATATGAATATATACCGTGTACGGCTATACGTAGTTATCAACCGGTACCGCAACTGAATCTGGATGCTGTAACAGCTGCTGCTGCACTGATCAACGAAGCGAAAAAACCTTTCCTGCTCGTAGGCCATGGCGTACTGTTGTCAGGCGCTGAAAAAGCCCTGATAGCACTGGCAGAAAAAGCACAGATACCGATGGCTTCTACATTGCTGGGTCTCTCTGCTGTTCCGGTAGACCACCCGCTGTATGTAGGTATGCTGGGCATGCACGGCAACTACGGCCCCAATGTGCTCACTGGCGAATGTGATGCCCTCATCGCCGTCGGCATGCGCTTCGATGACCGTGTAACCGGCGACGTGGAAACCTATGCCAACAAAGCAAAAGTTATTCACATCGAAATAGACGCTGCCGAGATCAACAAAATCATCAAGGCTGATGTGGCCGTGTATGCAGATGCTAAAACAGCCCTGGAAGCGCTGCTGGAAGAAGTAAACCCTGCCAGCCATGAACAATGGATCGCAGAATTCCAGGCTGCACATCAGAAAGAATACGATAAAGTACAACACCGCGAACTGTATCCGGAAGCAGGTGAACTGAAAATGGCGGAGGTAATACGGCTCATCTCCGAAAAAACAAAAGGAGAAGCAGTCTTGGTTACAGACGTTGGTCAGCATCAGATGGTAGCTTCCCGTTACTATCGTTTCAAAAACCCGAACACCAACATCACCTCCGGTGGTATGGGTACGATGGGCTTCTCCCTGCCGGCGGCCATGGGCGCTAAAATGGGTACACCCGAAAAAGAAGTGGTAGCCATTATCGGTGATGGTTGTTTCCAGATGACCTTACAGGAACTGGGTACTATCTATCAGTCCAAAATAGGTGTGAAAATCGTGATCCTGAACAACAACTTCCTTGGCATGGTTCGCCAGTGGCAGCAACTGTTCTTCGACAAACGTTATTCCTCTACCGAAATGGTCAACCCGGATTTCGTTCAGATCGCCAAAGGATTTTATATTCCTGGCAAAAAAATTACCGCGCGCGAAGATATTTCAGCAGCTATCGATGAAATGCTGGCCCACGACGGCGCTTACCTGCTGGAAGTTGTGGTGGAAAAAGAAGACAACGTATTCCCTATGGTACCGGCTGGTGCCCCTGTTGCCAATATCCGACTGGAGTAG
- a CDS encoding phosphotransferase enzyme family protein, with product MEIIPNKLILQAFGLEPEGLNVRKFGSGHINNTFLLEKKEDGSKYVLQKINVNVFKEPGVIAANQRMAADYLAAHHPEYLFITPIPTVTGEELFVMDNEYWRMIPFIAGSVTVDQADNPKQAFEAARQFGRLANYLSGIDLKPFKASIPNFHNLTLRYSAFQEAIRNAREDRKAAAEEMIEEFLRYSDIAVTYEQLKTNPEFRDHLMHHDTKINNVLLNKDTYEGICVCDLDTLMPGKIISDLGDMVRTYVCPVSEEEPDVSQIIIREEYFEALMQGYLGEIGSTLTKVEKEQLFFAGKFMIYMQGIRFLTDYLNGDVYYPIKYDTHNYDRAHNQLVLLQRLIEKQETLQAIIDKCLLVSEQV from the coding sequence ATGGAAATAATACCCAACAAATTAATCCTTCAGGCTTTCGGACTGGAGCCTGAAGGATTAAACGTCCGAAAGTTCGGATCAGGACACATCAACAACACTTTTCTGCTCGAAAAGAAAGAGGACGGCAGCAAATATGTTTTACAGAAAATCAATGTAAACGTATTTAAGGAACCTGGAGTAATTGCCGCCAACCAAAGAATGGCAGCCGATTATCTCGCAGCACATCATCCGGAGTATCTGTTCATTACGCCCATACCCACTGTTACCGGGGAAGAGCTTTTTGTAATGGACAACGAGTACTGGCGAATGATTCCGTTTATTGCCGGATCCGTGACGGTAGATCAGGCCGACAACCCAAAGCAGGCATTTGAAGCAGCCAGACAATTCGGCCGCCTTGCTAATTACCTTTCGGGCATCGACCTGAAGCCGTTTAAAGCTTCGATTCCAAACTTTCACAATCTTACCTTGCGCTACAGTGCTTTTCAGGAAGCTATCCGCAACGCCAGGGAAGACAGGAAAGCAGCAGCAGAAGAGATGATTGAAGAATTCCTCCGCTACTCCGATATCGCAGTCACGTATGAACAGCTGAAAACAAATCCCGAATTCAGAGACCACCTGATGCACCATGATACCAAAATCAATAATGTGCTGCTCAACAAAGACACATATGAAGGTATCTGCGTCTGCGATCTGGATACACTGATGCCGGGAAAAATCATCTCAGACCTCGGAGACATGGTACGCACTTATGTTTGCCCCGTTTCTGAAGAAGAGCCGGATGTCAGCCAGATCATTATCCGCGAAGAATATTTCGAAGCACTCATGCAGGGATATCTCGGAGAAATAGGCAGCACTTTAACCAAAGTGGAAAAAGAACAACTCTTTTTTGCAGGAAAGTTCATGATCTACATGCAGGGGATACGATTCCTCACCGATTATCTCAACGGCGATGTCTACTACCCGATTAAGTACGACACCCACAACTACGACCGCGCACATAACCAGCTGGTACTGCTGCAGCGGCTCATCGAAAAACAAGAAACATTGCAGGCTATCATCGATAAATGCCTCCTTGTCAGTGAACAGGTTTAG
- a CDS encoding nucleotidyltransferase family protein, with product MQPTLLILAAGMASRYGSLKQIQSFGPSGETIIDYSIYDAIRAGFGKIVFIIRENFAEEFKEIFEPKLKGRVATDYVFQDMDSFTGDYQIPADRTKPWGTAHAILCAKNAINEPFAVINADDFYGADAFVKMAAFLNGETKADIYSVVGYELGKTVSEHGSVSRGVCAVNGTGFLSAINERTKIYTDNGQIVYEEADGSKHPLSADTPVSMNFWGFHPSVFDLSQTLFNEFLQKSGTNPKSEFFIPIVADEFIRRDIGKVKVLPTTAKWFGVTYKEDAPGVQASLSALVKNGEYPDNLWK from the coding sequence ATGCAACCGACTTTATTGATTTTAGCGGCCGGTATGGCCAGTCGATACGGCAGTTTAAAGCAAATCCAGTCTTTTGGGCCAAGCGGTGAGACTATCATTGACTACTCTATTTATGATGCTATCCGTGCAGGATTTGGCAAGATCGTATTTATTATCCGTGAGAACTTTGCTGAAGAGTTCAAGGAAATCTTTGAGCCCAAGCTGAAAGGCCGTGTAGCGACTGATTATGTATTTCAGGATATGGATTCCTTTACTGGTGATTACCAGATCCCGGCTGACAGGACTAAACCCTGGGGTACTGCACATGCGATCCTTTGTGCTAAAAACGCCATCAATGAACCATTTGCAGTGATCAACGCAGATGACTTCTATGGAGCGGATGCTTTTGTGAAAATGGCTGCTTTCCTGAATGGTGAAACCAAAGCTGATATCTACAGTGTTGTAGGTTATGAGCTGGGTAAAACAGTGAGCGAGCACGGTTCTGTGTCCCGTGGTGTTTGTGCTGTGAATGGTACTGGTTTCCTGTCTGCTATCAACGAGAGAACAAAAATTTATACTGACAATGGTCAGATCGTTTATGAAGAAGCTGATGGCAGCAAACATCCGCTGTCTGCTGATACACCGGTGTCTATGAACTTCTGGGGTTTCCATCCCAGCGTATTTGACCTGAGCCAGACGCTGTTTAACGAGTTCCTGCAGAAAAGCGGCACCAACCCTAAATCGGAGTTCTTTATTCCGATTGTGGCTGACGAGTTTATCCGCCGGGATATCGGTAAGGTAAAAGTACTGCCTACCACAGCGAAATGGTTTGGTGTTACTTACAAAGAAGATGCACCGGGTGTGCAGGCCAGCTTGTCGGCATTGGTTAAAAATGGAGAATATCCCGACAATTTATGGAAATAA
- a CDS encoding branched-chain amino acid transaminase, with the protein MYSYYNNDTILYLNGEYLKATAATTDLFGQSLHYGYAVFEGIRAYKTANGQVKVFKAKEHFDRLKRSCELIHIPYDFNNDELIAACYKVLEMNNMEEAYIRPLVFCPPNMTLKAASESNILICAWEWGAYLGEKLLRIMTSSFERPNPKAFKIESKSAGLYVNSILASQEAKQKGYDEALLMDMNGYVAEGPGANIFFEKDGKLFTPPAGNILAGITRATVIELCQELQIPLEEKLFTIDELKQADAAFFCGTAAEVVGLESIDGQPFAKTWASSLGKVLQQAYKARVLEKSFQREAQLA; encoded by the coding sequence ATGTATAGCTATTACAACAACGACACCATTCTCTATCTCAACGGCGAGTATCTGAAAGCAACTGCGGCCACCACTGATCTGTTCGGCCAATCATTACACTACGGTTACGCCGTATTCGAAGGAATCCGCGCTTATAAAACAGCAAACGGACAAGTGAAGGTCTTCAAGGCCAAAGAACACTTTGATCGTTTGAAGCGTTCCTGCGAATTGATCCACATCCCCTACGACTTCAACAACGACGAGCTGATCGCCGCATGCTACAAAGTGCTGGAGATGAACAATATGGAAGAAGCCTACATCAGACCGCTGGTATTCTGTCCACCCAACATGACCCTGAAAGCAGCGAGTGAATCCAACATCCTCATCTGCGCCTGGGAATGGGGTGCTTACCTCGGTGAAAAACTGCTGCGCATCATGACTTCCTCCTTCGAGCGACCGAATCCTAAAGCATTCAAGATAGAATCCAAATCGGCCGGCCTGTATGTAAACTCGATACTGGCATCACAGGAAGCCAAACAAAAAGGATACGATGAAGCACTGTTAATGGACATGAATGGTTATGTGGCAGAAGGTCCGGGCGCCAACATCTTCTTCGAAAAAGACGGCAAACTCTTCACTCCTCCAGCCGGTAATATTCTTGCAGGCATCACTCGCGCCACTGTTATCGAACTTTGCCAGGAACTGCAAATCCCTCTCGAAGAAAAACTCTTTACCATCGATGAATTAAAACAAGCCGACGCTGCTTTCTTCTGCGGTACTGCTGCAGAAGTGGTAGGCCTCGAATCCATCGACGGACAGCCTTTCGCCAAAACATGGGCCTCTTCTCTCGGAAAAGTATTACAACAAGCCTACAAAGCAAGAGTGCTCGAAAAATCCTTTCAACGCGAAGCACAATTAGCATAG